From Tachypleus tridentatus isolate NWPU-2018 chromosome 8, ASM421037v1, whole genome shotgun sequence, a single genomic window includes:
- the LOC143222614 gene encoding uncharacterized protein LOC143222614 isoform X3, translated as MLASLRSVASFSEEDIKIIDNFEDISATEELPHGSKTPSLTMHAPPKPGVHTMTAISPLHPEQHINNMIGHYSGSSNSALNATRTSSFAAALRKLAKQAVDPVAVYIPAENLNCTRGYQRDVNRCYPCPPGHYDNGFQTHCLPCPGGTYMTSFAADACVACPDDKITDEEGADNKDLCRNPTDVVLKVTFPWASKPTVVRYPWWMEELTLISICFIALCLLCCFCNVNEKARGKWNALKNRVLGSCGVFTYTKLEDQELVTEKITPSELDILEAVSMIPECEKVSTNKFDKRETNMVLKENQTEPTILQTINENHSIEKKTERTENLSKPASGSDKTKLKKCVRTIVNDDKPEETLKSDSPTTAETPKEVKDDERIQREVSNNIRSPSTRRFHNVDKIITVRLGSKPEHHQRNVFIVIENTENRNKFVIGRASKLTSTCQLKRCQSEHKLIVQKPKKNNQIKHVNSPHKIVFTRDPKLEPKPKN; from the exons AGTTACCACATGGCTCGAAGACTCCCTCCCTAACCATGCATGCCCCTCCCAAACCTGGTGTTCACACTATGACAGCTATTTCCCCTCTTCATCCTGAGCAACATATTAATAACATGATTGGTCACTACAGTGGAAGTAGTAATTCTGCTTTGAATGCCACCAGAACTTCAAGTTTTGCTGCAGCTCTTCGGAAACTAGCAAAGCAAGCTGTGGATCCGGTAGCAG TGTATATTCCAGCCGAGAATCTCAACTGTACTCGTGGATACCAAAGAGATGttaacaggtgtt atccatgtcctcctggtcactatgacaatggattccAAACTCACTGCCTGCCGTGTCCAGGAGGGACTTACATGACATCATTTGCTGCTGACGCCTGTGTAGCTTGTCCTGATgataaaattactgatgaagaaggagctgataataaagatctttgtagaa ATCCAACTGATGTGGTTCTCAAGGTCACTTTCCCCTGGGCTTCCAAACCTACAGTTGTAAGGTATCCTTGGTGGATGGAAGAGCTGACACTAATTTCGATTTGTtttattgctttgtg ccTTCTTTGTTGCTTCTGCAACGTGAATGAAAAAGCCCGGGGCAAATGGAATGCCCTGAAAAACCGCGTCCTCGGGTCTTGTGGTGTTTTTACCTATACAAAGCTAGAAGACCAGGAGCTTGTAACTGAAAAGATCACCCCCAGTGAATTAGATATTTTGgaagctgtttcaatgatccCTGAGTGTGAGAAGGTCTCGACAAATAAGTTTgataaaagagaaactaatatggtgttaaaggaaaatcaaacagaaccaaccatcttgcagacaataaatgaaaatcactcaatagaaaagaaaacagaaagaacAGAAAACCTGAGCAAGCCTGCTTCAGGTTCTGacaaaactaaattaaagaaATGCGTTAGGACAATCGTGAATGATGACAAACCTGAAGAGacattaaaatctgattcacCAACAACG GCAGAAACACCAAAAGAAGTGAAAGACGATGAACGTATCCAGAGGGAGGTGTCAAACAACATCAGGTCTCCCTCTACTAGACGTTTTCacaatgttgataaaattattactgtaagacttggcagtaaaccagaacatcatcagagaaacgtttttattgttattgaaaatactgaaaaccgaaacaaatttgttattggtaGAGCTTCAAAACTAACATCCACGTGTCAATTGAAACGTTGCCAAAGCGAACATAAACTTATTGTACAGAAACCTAAaaagaataatcaaattaaacacgttaacagccctcacaagattgttttcACAAGAGATCCGAAACTGGAACCaaaacccaaaaattaa